A genomic segment from Spinacia oleracea cultivar Varoflay chromosome 3, BTI_SOV_V1, whole genome shotgun sequence encodes:
- the LOC110783214 gene encoding THO complex subunit 2 isoform X1: MSLPSIQCAYITDDFLHQLKIGDPNFKLPNPVPALRFLFELVSSMVHGALPFQKCKAALDAVRFSDVVTEEELGSYFADIVTQLALDLTLPGEIRARLIKLARWLVECSLVPVRCFQERCEEEFLWECEMVKIKAQELKSKEVRVNTRLLYQQTKFNLLREESEGYAKLVTLLCEGSGAPNSSSSMIGTIKSLIGHFDLDPNRVFDIVMECFEMHPHNRLFLDLIPIFPKSHASQILGFKFQYYQRIEVQDPLPFGLYQLAAVLVKEDLVDLDSIYAHLIPKDEEAFETFNVVSTRRLDEANKIGKINLAATGKDLMDDEKQADVTVDLYAALDLENLAVNESVLELEDCQTLGLLTGFLRVDDWYHANILFERLSPLTPVAYAQICDGLFRLIGRSISSAYDTACKLHHANNTINGPKVLGSADSLSSSLVLLPKELFEMLACAGPYLYRDTLLLQKVCRVLKGYYLSALELISKGDGALIPVGGDNINPRLHLREARSKIEEALGSCLLPSLQLVPANPAIGHAIWEVMSLLPYEARYRLYGEWEKDDERIPMILAARQTAKLDTRRILKRLAKENLKQLGRMVAKLAHANPLTVLRTIVQQIEAYRDMIMPVVDAFKYLTQLEYDVLEYVVIERLAQSGREKLKDDGLNLSDWLQSLASFWGHLCKKYPSMELRGLFQYLVNQLKRGRGIELLLLQELIQQMANVQYTENMTEEQLDSMAGGETLRYLATSYGVSRNNKALIKSTNRLRDSLVPKEEPKLAIPLLLLIAQHRSLVVTNADAPYIKMVCEQFDRCHGILLQYVDFLCSAVNPATAYAQLVPTLDDLVHQYHLDPEVAFLIYRPVMRLFKCKNSSVTWPLCDRDEPSGAGDLVLDLGPPRHPVRWSHLLDTIRTMLPSKAWNSLSPDLYATFWGLTLYDLYVPRSRYESEIAKQHAALKALEEFSDNSGSAIAKRKKDKERIQESLDRLMSELQKHEENVASVRRRLANEKDTWLSSCPDTLKINMEFLQRCIFPRCIFSMQDAVYCAMFVHTLHSLGTPFFNTVNHLDVLICKTIHPMICCCTEYEAGRLGRFLFETLKIAYSWKSDESVYERECGNMPGFAVYYRYPNSQRVTYGQFIKVHWKWSQRITRLLIQCLESAEYMEIRNALIMLTKISSVFPVTRKSGINIEKRVAKIKGEEREDLKVLATGVAAALAARKPSWITEDEFGMGYVELKSGPSVAPKSSTGNGVSQSEPTGGRVASEAQPLDSGSSLKDQAIRVKPIDGKLERSENISGSVKKGGSMTNGPDVQPFGAHVDEPSNKIVDESIAKGMVMSSTESEQKNATKRTSAGAGAKALKQEPKDEAKSAKAAGRGIVSGSEREHASHPIEGRQTGQATVVSASVANGNSAPSSKGLSSSTKNDFEANELRGEIGPTKSANLRGSLRDDGTDQSDIPRPQHSRLAHSPRLDAGAKALERQQKRTSPAEEPDRIHKRRKGDSDMRDFEGDVRLTDREKTVEQRVLDKSYPSELDKSGTEELAFGGVADKHADRTKEKSSEKYEKDHRDRSERSDKLRGDDISEKSRDRSMERYGRERSVERVPERRIDRGIDGLNDKVRDERSKDDRAKLRYNEVSGDKSHSDDRFHCQNLPPPPPLPPHVVPQSVNAGRRDDDAERRLTTTRHNQRLSPKHEEKERRRSEESMLTAQDDSRRRREDEIRDRKREERETSTIKVEEREREKEKERERERDRAGLSKEEIDSTAASKRRKLKREHIPGAEPAEYSPVALPPPISIGMSQAYDGRERGDRKGSMVPRSAYFEEPGMRIHVKEPTSKMARRDVDPMYERDWDDEKRLRAEAKRRHRK, from the exons GTGACTCTTCTTTGTGAGGGTTCAGGAGCTCCTAACTCATCATCCTCAATGATCGGCACTATTAAG TCCTTGATTGGTCACTTCGACTTGGATCCAAATCGTGTTTTTGATATT GTCATGGAGTGTTTTGAAATGCATCCTCACAATAGGCTTTTCTTGGATCTCATTCCAATTTTTCCTAAG TCACATGCTTCTCAAATCTTaggtttcaaatttcaatattacCAGCGAATAGAAGTTCAAGATCCCTTACCTTTTGGGCTGTATCAGCTTGCAGCAGTGCTTGTGAAAGAAGACCTTGTTGATCTTGATAGCAT ATACGCGCATTTAATTCCCAAGGATGAGGAAGCGTTTGAAACTTTCAATGTCGTTTCAACTAGGCGTCTTGATGAG GCTAACAAGATTGGAAAAATAAATCTAGCTGCAACGGGTAAGGACCTTATGGATGATGAAAAGCAAGCAGATGTGACCGTAGATCTTTATGCTGCTTTAGATTTGGAAAATCTTGCTGTCAATGAATCTGTTTTGGAGCTTGAGGACTGCCAAACATTAGGCTTGCTTACTGGTTTCCTTCGTGTGGATGATTG GTATCATGCAAATATCTTGTTTGAGCGTCTTTCACCACTTACTCCAGTGGCATATGCCCAAATTTGTGATGGGCTGTTCAG GCTTATTGGAAGATCAATTTCCTCAGCATATGATACTGCTTGTAAATTGCATCATGCCAACAACACCATAAATGGCCCGAAAGTGTTGGGGAGTGCAGATTCTTTGAGTAGCTCCCTTGTTTTGCTACCTAAAGAGCTTTTTGAGATGCTTGCCTGTGCTGGACCTTATCTGTATCGTGATACTCTCTTGCTGCAAAAG GTCTGTAGGGTTTTAAAGGGCTACTACCTCTCAGCACTTGAACTCATCAGTAAGGGGGATGGAGCTCTCATACCTGTTGGGGGTGATAATATTAATCCCCGGTTGCATTTGAGAGAAGCAAGGTCAAAAATTGAGGAAGCGTTGGGATCATGTCTGCTTCCTTCATTGCAGTTGGTTCCTGCAAATCCTGCCATTGGCCATGCAATCTGGGAAGTAATGAGTCTTCTTCCATACGAG GCGAGATATCGTCTCTATGGTGAATGGGAAAAGGATGATGAGCGGATACCTATGATTTTGGCAGCAAGACAAACAGCTAAG TTGGACACGAGGAGGATCTTGAAACGGCTTGCAAAGGAAAATCTAAAACAACTGGGTCGTATGGTTGCTAAGCTTGCTCATGCCAATCCCTTGACTGTTCTCCGGACAATTGTTCAACAG ATTGAGGCCTATCGAGATATGATTATGCCGGTTGTGGACGCATTCAAATATTTAACACAG TTGGAGTATGATGTCTTGGAGTATGTAGTGATAGAGAGATTGGCGCAAAGTGGTCGTGAAAAGTTAAAAGACGACGGGCTTAACTTGTCAGACTGGCTTCAATCTTTGGCTTCATTTTGGGGGCATCT GTGCAAGAAGTACCCTTCAATGGAGCTGAGAGGTCTTTTTCAATACCTTGTCAACCAATTGAAAAGGGGCCGAGGAATTGAACTCCTCCTTCTGCAG GAGTTGATACAACAGATGGCGAATGTTCAATACACGGAAAATATGACAGAGGAGCAGCTGGATTCCATGGCAGGTGGAGAGACTTTGCGATATCTGGCCACATCTTATGGCGTTAGCCGAAACAATAAG GCACTGATTAAATCTACAAACAGACTCAGGGACTCCTTGGTTCCGAAGGAAGAACCAAAGCTGGCCATTCCTCTTTTACTGCTGATTGCACAACACCGTTCTCT ggTTGTTACTAATGCGGATGCACCTTATATAAAAATGGTGTGCGAGCAATTTGACAGATGCCATGGAATTCTTCTTCAGTATGTGGATTTTCTTTGTAGTGCTGTTAATCCAGCAACTGCATATGCACAACTAGTACCCACTCTTGATGATCTTGTTCATCAGTACCATCTTGATCCTGAG GTGGCCTTCTTGATCTATCGACCGGTTATGAGGCTTTTCAAGTGTAAAAATAGCTCGGTCACATGGCCTTTGTGTGATCGTGACGAGCCAAGTGGTGCGGGTGACCTGGTTTTGGATCTTGGGCCTCCTCGCCATCCTGTGAG GTGGTCCCATCTTCTTGATACAATTAGAACTATGTTGCCATCAAAAGCGTGGAATAGCCTTTCCCCAGATTTATATGCAACCTTTTGGGGTCTTACGTTGTATGATCTGTATGTTCCTCGGAGTCGCTATGAGTCTGAGATTGCTAAACAGCATGCTGCTTTGAAGGCTCTTGAAGAGTTCTCTGATAATTCAGGCTCTGCAATTGCAAAGAGGAAGAAAGATAAAGAGAGGATACAAGAATCCTTAGATCGTCTCATGAGCGAGCTCCAAAAACATGAAGAGAATGTCGCTTCCGTGCGTAGGAGGCTTGCAAATGAAAAAGATACCTGGTTGAGTTCTTGCCCTGATACATTGAAGATAAATATGGAGTTTCTACAGCGTTGTATTTTTCCACGCTGTATTTTCAGCATGCAAGATGCTGTTTATTGTGCAATGTTTGTCCATACTCTTCACTCCTTGGGCACACCATTTTTCAACACAGTCAACCATCTTGATGTTTTAATCTGCAAAACTATACACCCAATGATATGCTGCTGTACTGAGTACGAGGCTGGTAGACTTGGAAGGTTTTTGTTTGAAACACTAAAAATTGCATATTCTTGGAAG AGTGATGAATCAGTTTATGAACGTGAATGTGGTAACATGCCTGGGTTTGCAGTTTATTATAGATACCCAAATAGTCAGCGAGTGACATACGGCCAGTTCATTAAA GTGCATTGGAAGTGGAGTCAAAGAATCACCCGGCTGTTGATACAGTGCTTGGAATCTGCAGAATATATGGAAATCCGAAATGCCCTCATAATGTTGACAAAAATATCAAGTGTATTTCCAGTTACtaggaaaagtggaataaacaTTGAGAAACGA GTGGCGAAGATTAAAGGTGAAGAAAGAGAAGACTTGAAGGTTCTAGCAACTGGTGTTGCGGCTGCTTTGGCAGCTAGAAAG CCGTCATGGATTACTGAAGATGAATTTGGGATGGGATATGTTGAATTGAAGTCTGGGCCATCAGTTGCTCCAAAGTCTTCCACAGGTAATGGTGTTTCTCAAAGTGAACCTACTGGGGGACGAGTTGCCTCTGAAGCTCAACCTTTGGATTCAGGGAGTTCCCTGAAAGATCAAGCAATCCGAGTGAAGCCTATTGATGGAAAACTGGAGAGGTCAGAAAATATTTCAGGGAGTGTTAAGAAAGGTGGTTCAATGACAAATGGGCCAGATGtgcagccatttggagcacatGTTGACGAGCCTTCAAACAAGATTGTGGATGAAAGTATTGCAAAAGGAATGGTAATGTCTTCTACTGAAAGCGAG CAAAAAAATGCTACTAAACGGACCTCAGCTGGAGCTGGTGCAAAGGCACTTAAACAAGAGCCTAAAGACGAGGcaaagtcagcgaaagctgctGGAAGAGGTATTGTTTCTGGAAGTGAGAGGGAGCATGCAAGTCATCCTATTGAGGGAAGGCAAACCGGGCAAGCTACTGTTGTGTCTGCCTCTGTTGCTAATGGTAATTCAGCTCCTTCGTCTAAAGGCTTGTCTTCATCCACAAAAAATGATTTTGAAGCTAATGAATTACGGGGAGAAATCGGACCCACAAAGTCCGCTAATTTAAGGGGTTCTTTGAGGGATGATGGCACCGATCAATCTGATATTCCTCGGCCTCAACATTCCCGTTTAGCTCATTCTCCGAGGCTTGATGCTGGTGCAAAGGCTTTAGAGAGACAACAAAAAAGAACTAGCCCTGCAGAAGAACCAGATAGGATACATAAAAGGAGGAAAGGTGATTCTGATATGAGAGATTTTGAGGGAGATGTTCGATTGACCGACCGAGAGAAAACAGTTGAGCAAAGAGTACTGGACAAATCTTATCCTTCAGAATTGGATAAGTCAGGGACTGAGGAATTGGCCTTTGGTGGGGTTGCTGATAAACATGCGGATAGGACAAAGGAGAAAAGTAGTGAAAAGTATGAGAAGGACCACAGAGATAGATCTGAGCGCAGTGATAAACTCCGTGGTGATGATATTTCTGAAAAGTCAAGAGACAGATCAATGGAACGGTATGGAAGAGAGCGCTCAGTCGAAAGAGTACCGGAGCGGAGGATTGATAGGGGTATCGATGGCCTCAATGACAAAGTCAGGGATGAAAGAAGCAAGGATGACAGAGCTAAATTGCGTTACAATGAAGTATCTGGTGATAAATCTCATAGTGATGATCGATTTCATTGTCAAAATTTGCCACCTCCACCCCCTTTACCACCTCATGTAGTTCCACAATCTGTAAATGCTGGTCGAAGAGATGATGATGCTGAAAGAAGATTGACGACCACTAGACATAACCAAAGGCTTTCTCCTAAACATGAAGAAAAAGAGCGTCGACGGTCAGAGGAAAGCATGTTGACTGCGCAAGATGATTCCAGGCGGAGAAGAGAAGATGAAATTAGAGATAGAAAGCGTGAAGAGCGGGAGACTTCGACAATAAAG gtggaagagagagaaagggagaagGAAAAAGAACGAGAACGGGAGAGGGATAGAGCAGGCCTTTCGAAAGAGGAAATAGATTCAACAGCAGCCTCAAAGAGACGGAAACTTAAAAGGGAGCACATTCCCGGTGCAGAACCTGCTGAGTATTCCCCTGTTGCTCTACCACCCCCGATTTCCATTGGCATGTCGCAGGCGTATGATGGTAGGGAAAGAGGAGATCGGAAAGGTTCAATGGTTCCGCGTTCAGCGTACTTTGAGGAACCAGGTATGAGGATACATGTGAAAGAACCAACAAGCAAGATGGCACGGCGTGATGTTGACCC AATGTATGAACGTGATTGGGATGATGAGAAAAGACTGAGAGCTGAAGCAAAACGCCGACACAGGAAATGA